One part of the bacterium genome encodes these proteins:
- a CDS encoding Wzz/FepE/Etk N-terminal domain-containing protein: protein MNLEQGNGNQVIDLFGFLRRRGKFVAIVSGAFILLTFWITMALPNLYTSSAMILVEPQSVDEDLVNSGVRESDLNERLGLMTAEILSRIRLSKIIDDMNLYEEESKDLQRIEVVDLMRSYISVVPVLSELEEGQRRRDVQFNTFRIIFQHEDARVAAAVAQQIANDFINANIEARTDVTKKSLEFMEDEIESLTSELAEVEGKISKVKAEAAGRLPEDFESNQRMLQFAMGDLRDAQRILSSAQSDAAYWKNQVLTAASMMGGGDPTSPANRKRLLEIERGTMLARGYTARHPDVVRVEAEIALLTDQLAASAASAGESAPQSMGEQNARAEQGRAELRAVAAEEDIERLREQIADLEARLAETPVVAERLDGLNRQYEGLYRSYQDFSNRLQQASVQADLERRQLGEKFLILESAEPAPEPSSPNRILILVLGAILGLGIAAGAGLVAEVSDSSVHTTSELQQSLGIPVLVSVPRIMLESDRAARSRRILRETLAAIAVVLFVLIGGGVTYYFVNMAGKSQGEDAPVEATIEEARAPFGGIGLG from the coding sequence ATGAATCTCGAACAAGGCAACGGCAACCAGGTCATCGACCTCTTCGGCTTCCTGCGGCGACGCGGGAAGTTCGTCGCGATCGTCTCAGGAGCATTCATCCTGCTGACGTTCTGGATCACGATGGCGCTGCCGAATCTCTACACGTCATCGGCGATGATCCTCGTCGAGCCCCAGAGCGTCGACGAGGACCTCGTCAACTCCGGTGTTCGTGAGAGCGATCTGAACGAGCGCCTCGGCCTCATGACCGCCGAGATCCTGAGCCGCATCCGGCTCTCGAAGATCATCGACGACATGAACCTCTACGAGGAGGAGAGCAAGGACCTCCAGCGCATCGAGGTCGTGGACCTGATGCGTTCGTACATCAGCGTCGTGCCGGTTCTCTCGGAGCTCGAAGAGGGGCAGCGTCGCCGGGACGTCCAGTTCAACACCTTCCGGATCATCTTCCAGCACGAGGACGCCCGGGTCGCCGCCGCCGTCGCGCAGCAGATCGCGAACGACTTCATCAACGCGAACATCGAGGCGCGCACCGACGTCACGAAGAAGAGCCTCGAGTTCATGGAGGACGAGATCGAGTCGTTGACGAGCGAGCTCGCCGAGGTCGAGGGCAAGATCTCGAAGGTGAAGGCCGAGGCGGCGGGTCGCCTGCCTGAGGACTTCGAATCGAATCAGCGAATGCTCCAGTTCGCGATGGGAGACCTCCGCGACGCGCAGCGGATTCTGTCCTCGGCGCAGAGCGACGCGGCCTACTGGAAGAACCAGGTCCTGACCGCCGCCTCGATGATGGGCGGCGGGGACCCGACCAGCCCGGCCAACCGCAAGCGACTCCTCGAGATCGAGCGCGGCACGATGCTCGCCCGGGGCTATACCGCGCGCCATCCCGACGTCGTCCGGGTCGAGGCGGAGATCGCCCTCCTCACCGATCAGCTGGCGGCCTCCGCTGCCTCGGCCGGCGAATCGGCGCCGCAGTCGATGGGGGAGCAGAACGCGCGCGCCGAACAGGGCCGCGCGGAGCTGCGCGCAGTCGCGGCGGAGGAGGACATCGAGCGCCTGCGCGAGCAGATCGCCGATCTCGAGGCGCGACTCGCCGAGACGCCCGTCGTCGCGGAGCGGCTCGACGGGCTGAACCGCCAGTACGAGGGGCTCTATCGAAGCTACCAGGACTTCAGCAACCGCCTCCAGCAGGCGAGCGTGCAAGCCGACCTCGAACGACGTCAGCTCGGCGAGAAGTTCCTGATCCTCGAATCCGCCGAGCCGGCGCCCGAGCCGTCCTCGCCGAACCGGATCCTGATCCTGGTGCTCGGGGCCATCCTCGGTCTGGGCATCGCCGCGGGCGCGGGCCTCGTCGCCGAGGTCTCGGACTCGTCGGTGCACACGACGAGCGAGCTCCAGCAGAGTCTCGGCATTCCGGTGCTGGTCTCCGTGCCGCGGATCATGCTCGAGTCGGATCGCGCGGCGCGATCCCGGCGCATCCTGCGCGAGACCCTCGCCGCGATCGCGGTCGTGCTCTTCGTCCTGATCGGCGGCGGCGTGACCTACTACTTCGTGAACATGGCCGGCAAGAGTCAGGGCGAGGACGCCCCGGTCGAAGCCACGATCGAGGAGGCGCGTGCGCCCTTCGGCGGGATCGGCCTCGGGTAG
- a CDS encoding polysaccharide biosynthesis/export family protein, whose amino-acid sequence MTRFALVAIAALMVGCTGVGQAPPPEPEAGTRDEYVIGIPDVLRIVVWRNDELSVLVPVRRDGKISVPLVDDVQAEGLTPHELKEVLTEALAEYVTAPDVTVIVQETNSHTVTVVGGVARSGQIPLTREMRVIEAIATMGGFSAWAQKDRIKVIRKVNGRAVEYGFNYGAYTAGKAPDSNLLLMPGDTVVVPD is encoded by the coding sequence ATGACTCGATTCGCGCTCGTGGCGATCGCCGCGCTGATGGTGGGCTGTACCGGCGTCGGCCAGGCGCCGCCGCCGGAGCCGGAGGCGGGGACTCGAGATGAGTACGTGATCGGGATTCCCGATGTCCTGCGAATCGTCGTCTGGCGAAACGACGAGCTCTCCGTGCTCGTCCCCGTTCGTCGCGACGGCAAGATCTCCGTCCCGCTCGTCGACGACGTCCAGGCGGAGGGCCTGACGCCCCACGAGCTCAAGGAGGTCCTGACGGAGGCCCTCGCCGAGTACGTGACCGCGCCCGACGTGACCGTCATCGTCCAGGAGACGAACAGCCACACGGTCACGGTCGTGGGCGGCGTCGCCCGCTCGGGGCAGATCCCGCTGACGCGCGAGATGCGGGTCATCGAGGCGATCGCCACGATGGGCGGCTTCAGCGCCTGGGCGCAGAAGGACCGGATCAAGGTCATCCGCAAGGTGAACGGCAGGGCGGTGGAATACGGCTTCAACTATGGCGCGTATACGGCGGGGAAGGCCCCCGATTCGAATCTGCTGCTGATGCCGGGTGACACGGTCGTCGTACCGGATTAG